In Aureibacillus halotolerans, the genomic window TTTTTCAAATAGATGAACGGAACACTGGCGAAAGAAAGGAAGGCCGAGTATGCAAGTAAGAAAGACAACACATGTGCAAGGCAACGCATTGCTTAAGCATTACATAGATCAGAACAGCAGCGTTTTAGAACGTTTTGATTATACGCTCACGGAAGAAAGTCTCTTAGAAAGACAAAAGGAGCTGTCGGCACGATCCTTTCCACGTCAGTCAGTGGCGCGTGTTCTCGAGACATTTAACCACTCGATTGGGGCAGATGACGCAACGTTTGCGAACATCGCTCGTCTTCAACAAAAGGAAAGTCTTGTCGTGGTATGTGGACAACAAGCTGGCTTCCTAACGGGTCCGCTGTTTACGATATTTAAAACGATCAGTACGATTCAATGGGCAAAGCAACAAGAGGACGTATTGGGTGTTCCCGTTATTCCTGTATTTTGGATCGCTGGAGAAGATCATGATTTCCCTGAAATCAACCACCTTTTTGTCCCTGTGGAGCGCGGCGTCACCAAGCTTTCATTGCCAGTGTCTCAGGAAGATACAAAAACCTCTGTTGCACAGAGATCGTTAAATGCGACGCATGGAGAGGAATTGATTAAACAAGCCTTTGCCGGTTTTGGAGAAACCGCTTATACGCAGGATTTATTGAAACAAACGCTTGATGCTTTTCACTCGTCAACCAATTACGTCGATTTCTTTGGAAAGCTAATGGTGTCCTTGTTCCCTGGAGAAGGGCTTGTTTTCTTAAATGCACATGATGCTTCGTTAAGAGAACTAGAGGCTCCCTTTTTTCGTGACTTCGTCATGGAAAACGAGGCTGTGCATAGGGAAGTTGTTTCTGCGCAACAGTCTCTAAAAGAAGACGGATTCACGGGGCCATTGGAACTCG contains:
- the bshC gene encoding bacillithiol biosynthesis cysteine-adding enzyme BshC → MQVRKTTHVQGNALLKHYIDQNSSVLERFDYTLTEESLLERQKELSARSFPRQSVARVLETFNHSIGADDATFANIARLQQKESLVVVCGQQAGFLTGPLFTIFKTISTIQWAKQQEDVLGVPVIPVFWIAGEDHDFPEINHLFVPVERGVTKLSLPVSQEDTKTSVAQRSLNATHGEELIKQAFAGFGETAYTQDLLKQTLDAFHSSTNYVDFFGKLMVSLFPGEGLVFLNAHDASLRELEAPFFRDFVMENEAVHREVVSAQQSLKEDGFTGPLELDRELAHLFLHVDGERHLLERAEDGGFHDRHQKLHLQTEDLLAVIEETPERVSNNVVSRPLMQEYLLPVLTFVAGPGELSYWSLLKSAFHVFGFKVPPLLPRMHGTIVDSQTAKWLNKYELSLEQVCESGVDAYQSEHEKRLQNLHLYDTLAELQGHYAKINDLLAGIAEDMPGTQSLAAAAQKKWAAQEEWLQTKYRHAINESYEDEMAGYWHLKKMLLPEGSPQDRVHNVFFWLNVYGPELIQQLLSQPFVEDHTMTVFEM